The sequence below is a genomic window from Massilia oculi.
GTGACGCGGTAGCGCACGGTGGCGCCGCCTTCGGTGCGGCCCTTCGGCAGCGACGACGATGGGTTGTCGAAGTTGGCGTCGGCGCGGCCGGCGAACAGGCGGCTTTCCAGCTTGCCGTCGGTGCGGGTGGCGTCCAGGCGGGCGGCGCGGCCCTTCTGGTCGGCCTTTTCCATTTGCGCGGCTTCGACGATCACGGTCGTCTTGTCGTCCGGGGTCACGCTGGCGTTGACGCTCACCAGGCGGGTCGGGGCGGCCGGGTTGCGGTCTTCCACGGCGCTGCCGCCGACTTCGACCATCTCGCCGATCTTGTACTGGACGGCGATACCGCCGACCCAGAAGCGCGGGTGGCCCTGGTCGACTTCATAGCTGATGCGCAGGCTGATCGGGTTCATGTCCGGGTCCAGGCTCGGCACCGGGGCGCGCAGCAGGATGCGGCCGGTCAGCGGGTCGATGTCGTAGTCGGCGTAGCGCGCCAGCAGGCGGCGCGACAGCATCAGGCCGGTCTGGTTGCGGTCGCGCACGACGATCTCGACGCGCTCGCTGTTGATGACCATCAGGCCGCCGCCGGTCAGGAACGGGCCCGAGGTGCCGTTGGCGGCGATCTCTTCGACCATCTGGCGCGTGGTGTCGTAGCTGGCGAAGGCGTCGAAGGTCAGGTTGCCGACTTCCGAATGGGTGCGCAGGCCCGTCAGGTTGCGGTTGTAGGCGCCCAGGTTGCGCGCCGGCGTCACGCCTGGCGGCACGTAGTCGCCGTACATCACGTAGGAGCGGTCGCGGTCGGCGCGCAGGTAGAGGCGGCTGGTCGACTGGGCTTCGAAGCCGCGGCGCGCGTCGTCGCCGTAGGTCGGGTAGTAGGCCAGCGGATCGATGTCGCGGAACAGCTTGGGCTCGGTTTCCTTGTCCGAATCGTAGGCCATGGTCAAGAGGGTGTCTTCGCCCACCTGGCCCTTGGCGAACATGGCGGCGCGGGCGCCGGCGGCCAGGCCGTTGCCGCTGGCGTTACCGCTGCGACGCTCGGCCATGTGGCGCAGCTTGTCCTCGAAGCCGTCGAAATCGCGCAGCGGGTTGGCGGTGTTGCCGCGCACCCGGTTCAGGCTGATGGAGCCTTCGACGACACCCGCCGCGACCAGCGGACGCAGGTCGGGCACGAAGCGCAGCGCGCCCCTGGCCTGCAGCAGGCCGCTGGCGGCCAGCAGGCGGGCTTCGCCGGCTTCCTTCGGTGCGCGCAGCGAGAATTCGGCGCTGCCGCCTTCGACGAACACCTGGTAGCCGGGCTCGCGCGGGTCGAGGTCGGTCGTGTCCCACTGGCCGGCGCTCGCGTCCAGGGTGACCGGGGTGCGCTCGACGACGGGCACGCCGTCGGCGTCTTCCAGGCTCACGGCGATCAGTACCGGCTGCTTCCCATCGGCCGGTGCCGCCTCGGTCTGCGGCTTGATACGCAGACGCGCCAGCTTGCCCGGCACCACGACGCCGATGCGCTGGCTGCCGCGGGCGTTGCCGAAGGCATCCTTCTGGGAGATTTCCAGCTCGTTGCGGCCAGGGCGCAGGGCGACGCCGACGTATTCGTAGACGTCGAGCTGGCGGTCGGCGACGGTGCTCTGCTGGCCGACGTGGCTGTCGTCGACTTCCACGCCGTTGACGGTGAGGGTGAAGCTGTTGCCGGCGGCGCCCTTGATGCGCACCATCGCCTGGCCGTAGGGCAGGACGGCGCCGTCTTCCAGGCCGATGAAGGCCAGCTGGTTGTCCATTGTCGCCAGGTCGAGGTCTTCGATTTTCGTGATCGTGACGGTTTTTTCCGGCATGGCCAGTTCGGAAGCGGCCTGCAGTTCGGCGCGCAGGCGCTCGGCGCGGCCCTTGACCGCGGCGCGCAGCTCGTCGGAGCAGGCGTCCAGCGCGAAATCGGCGCGCGCCAGCTCGCCGTCCTTCAGGTCGACGAACCGGCTGCCGGCGTCGCCCGCGTTGCGGTTCGACAGGATGGCCAGCTGGCTGCCCGCCGGCAGGGTGGTGACGTCGACCTTGGCCACGTGGGTGCGCGGGGTGACGCCGGCGAAGCTGTAGCGGCCTTCTGCATCGGTCTGCGCGAAGTTGCCGTCTTCCAGCCAGATGCGCACGTCGGGCACGCCCGGCTCGTCCTGGTCGCGCAGGCCGTTGGCGTTGCAGTCGGCAAACACGGCGCCCACGATGTGGCCCTTGTCGCTGAAGATGCCGGCTTCGACCTTCACCTTGGCGGCGGCCACGGTGCTGGTCAGGACCAGGGGCGCGGCGCTGGTGGCGTGGGCGCGGTTGATGCCGTCGCCCTGCAGCGCGCCGGCGCCGATGCGTACGCGGTAGCGCAGCAAGCGGTTCGAGCGGCGCGGCACGTCGCCCACATTGATCACCAGTTGCGGGCCGCGGTTGGCGAACTTGCCGTCGAACGGCGCGTTATCCAGGCGCATCGAGCCCTGCACGTAGCTGAAACCGGCCGGCAGGTCGTCGATGACGGTAACGCCGCTCAAGGCCTCGTCGGCGGTATTGAACACGCGCACGGTGTAGTCCAGCACTTCCCCGACTTCGGCCACGGCGCGCGAGGCGTTCTTTTGCAGGTACAGCGTGCCCGGGATCGGGTCGAGCGGGACGTCGATGGTGACCACGCCGAGGGCGGCGCTGACGGTGAACTCGCCGCCGAACGAGCCGTACAGGTTGGTCTCGCGGTTGCCCGGCAGCTGGCCCGGCGAAGTCTTGGATGGGAAGCCATAGTTGTTGGGTGGGGTGACCTTCAGGCGGTACAGGCTCGGGGCGACCAGCGGGAAGTGGTACATGCCGTTGCCGTCGGTGACGACGGTGCTCGGCAAGCGGGTTGCGGCGTCGACGTCGAACACGATCGCCGGGGCGCCCGGATTGCCGCCGTTGCCTTCGCCGGTGACGTCGATCAGGGTCACGGTGGCGCCGGCAACCGGCTCGTTGCTGACGCTGTCGTAGACGATGCCGACCGGGTCGACCAGGATGTCGGTCGAGATCGCGCCGTTGCCGCAGCCGGCGACGCTGGCGGTGAGGGTGTCGTCGGGCATGACCTCGAGCATGCCGTCGCCGATGTCATTGTCGTCGCCGTCCTCGTCCCGCGCACGGTCCATGGTCATGGGGGTGATGCGGAACAGGCCGCTGTCGGCCGCGGTTTCGCTGGCCATGAATGACTGGCTGTCGCC
It includes:
- a CDS encoding SdrD B-like domain-containing protein — protein: MVTQLRHFVFFCLVTTLLLCGDAGAAIVNKASASFAQPGGGTGAVESNTVRAQQTDTITYFTSAAFSTVARATRANGQLFVQIAAAGCNANPARAEDIRVTISSKKTGDSQSFMASETAADSGLFRITPMTMDRARDEDGDDNDIGDGMLEVMPDDTLTASVAGCGNGAISTDILVDPVGIVYDSVSNEPVAGATVTLIDVTGEGNGGNPGAPAIVFDVDAATRLPSTVVTDGNGMYHFPLVAPSLYRLKVTPPNNYGFPSKTSPGQLPGNRETNLYGSFGGEFTVSAALGVVTIDVPLDPIPGTLYLQKNASRAVAEVGEVLDYTVRVFNTADEALSGVTVIDDLPAGFSYVQGSMRLDNAPFDGKFANRGPQLVINVGDVPRRSNRLLRYRVRIGAGALQGDGINRAHATSAAPLVLTSTVAAAKVKVEAGIFSDKGHIVGAVFADCNANGLRDQDEPGVPDVRIWLEDGNFAQTDAEGRYSFAGVTPRTHVAKVDVTTLPAGSQLAILSNRNAGDAGSRFVDLKDGELARADFALDACSDELRAAVKGRAERLRAELQAASELAMPEKTVTITKIEDLDLATMDNQLAFIGLEDGAVLPYGQAMVRIKGAAGNSFTLTVNGVEVDDSHVGQQSTVADRQLDVYEYVGVALRPGRNELEISQKDAFGNARGSQRIGVVVPGKLARLRIKPQTEAAPADGKQPVLIAVSLEDADGVPVVERTPVTLDASAGQWDTTDLDPREPGYQVFVEGGSAEFSLRAPKEAGEARLLAASGLLQARGALRFVPDLRPLVAAGVVEGSISLNRVRGNTANPLRDFDGFEDKLRHMAERRSGNASGNGLAAGARAAMFAKGQVGEDTLLTMAYDSDKETEPKLFRDIDPLAYYPTYGDDARRGFEAQSTSRLYLRADRDRSYVMYGDYVPPGVTPARNLGAYNRNLTGLRTHSEVGNLTFDAFASYDTTRQMVEEIAANGTSGPFLTGGGLMVINSERVEIVVRDRNQTGLMLSRRLLARYADYDIDPLTGRILLRAPVPSLDPDMNPISLRISYEVDQGHPRFWVGGIAVQYKIGEMVEVGGSAVEDRNPAAPTRLVSVNASVTPDDKTTVIVEAAQMEKADQKGRAARLDATRTDGKLESRLFAGRADANFDNPSSSLPKGRTEGGATVRYRVTERASIGLEALHTADLETEAERNGVQLFGGYTFDNGVQVELGVRHARESAGANVVLAQPDLTSVRAKIATQIPGLPQAGVFLEGEQDIRDSGRRMVALGGDYRFAGGSRVYGRHELISSLGSTYALNQGQQRSATVFGVDSDYMQDGRVFTEYRAGGTSPAGTLLGERQAEAALGLRNLWTLGEGVRANTSVERVKVISGARDNEAIALTGAIEVSRHPTWTGNARLELRHGEDSDGLLSTLGLAYKIDESWTFLGKNTLAATRSKGAGTTLRLTELLQSGVAYRALESIGVTGLAKYEYKLERDDGPANLKRAVHAVSMNANWQLRRDTVVSARYAAKVALDRSNGLSTRTVSHLVAGRVTHEINEDWDVGATAQMLLDRDTRGRQYAAGLEAGYQLRKNMWVSAGYNFMGFAERDLAGADATAKGAYVRMRMKFDENTLQGLLSGDLLK